One Persicobacter psychrovividus DNA window includes the following coding sequences:
- a CDS encoding YihY/virulence factor BrkB family protein, with protein MNILQFDYKKFLEEDIWNVQLKHMPLGKKIGYRSLRVLTLAFNGYVKNTIPLRAAALTYYTLLSIVPVLALAFGVAKGFDLDQKLEAIIYDALKGQQEVATQLVEFSEKMLSNAKGGVVAGIGFLVLFYSVMKLVYSIETSFNDIWQVKQLRSVARKFTDYTTMIIIAPILVIISSSLNVMVVSKLQELTSEVDNSFVNEYLSQGVTMAATLSPYIMLMLLFTVVYLIMPYTKVPVKYAIVAGVIAGFFVQTLQWIYLDLQIGVSSYNAIYGSFAALPLLMIFFQLSWLVVLLGGQLAYSLQSVREHTRTMRLGRIPHRNLRTVGLMVCREVARDFISEKTPPSINDLEERLDVPFFYLDDAVSKLKNAHLIVAVHEGEESDERSGLVPAIPMEHLTVLRVVKALEKVGVSDQALKQSSDFMQLQNRLEQMHEALIEHDLNERIIDIL; from the coding sequence ATGAATATTTTACAGTTTGATTACAAAAAATTTTTAGAAGAGGACATCTGGAATGTTCAGCTGAAACACATGCCTCTGGGCAAAAAGATCGGGTACCGCAGTTTGCGGGTGCTTACTTTGGCATTCAATGGGTATGTTAAGAATACCATTCCCCTGCGTGCGGCGGCGCTTACTTACTATACGTTACTGTCGATTGTTCCTGTGCTGGCGCTGGCATTTGGTGTGGCCAAGGGTTTTGACCTCGACCAAAAGCTGGAGGCCATTATCTACGATGCGCTAAAAGGTCAGCAGGAAGTGGCTACGCAGCTGGTGGAATTTTCGGAGAAGATGCTCTCCAACGCCAAAGGTGGCGTGGTGGCAGGAATTGGTTTTTTGGTACTTTTTTACTCCGTAATGAAGTTGGTTTACAGTATTGAAACAAGCTTTAACGATATCTGGCAAGTGAAGCAGCTGCGGTCTGTGGCACGTAAATTTACCGATTACACAACCATGATCATCATAGCCCCCATCCTGGTGATCATATCTTCCTCTTTGAATGTCATGGTGGTTTCTAAACTGCAAGAGCTGACCAGTGAAGTGGATAATTCCTTTGTGAATGAGTACCTCAGTCAGGGGGTAACCATGGCCGCTACCCTGTCGCCATATATTATGCTGATGTTGCTCTTTACGGTGGTTTACCTGATTATGCCTTACACCAAGGTTCCTGTAAAGTATGCGATAGTGGCGGGCGTAATCGCTGGTTTTTTTGTGCAGACTTTGCAATGGATTTATCTTGATCTGCAAATTGGCGTATCGAGCTATAATGCGATTTATGGTAGTTTTGCCGCCTTGCCACTGTTAATGATTTTCTTTCAGCTGAGCTGGCTTGTGGTGCTGTTGGGAGGGCAGTTGGCGTATTCATTGCAATCCGTGAGGGAGCATACCCGAACCATGCGACTGGGCCGAATACCTCACCGTAACTTGCGGACTGTCGGGCTGATGGTATGCCGTGAGGTGGCCCGTGATTTCATCTCCGAGAAAACACCACCTTCCATCAACGACCTCGAAGAGCGACTTGATGTTCCCTTTTTCTATCTTGACGATGCGGTATCGAAATTGAAGAATGCGCACCTGATTGTGGCGGTGCACGAGGGAGAGGAATCGGATGAGCGTTCGGGCTTGGTGCCTGCAATCCCGATGGAGCATTTGACGGTTTTACGGGTTGTAAAAGCTTTGGAAAAAGTGGGGGTTTCTGATCAGGCATTAAAACAGTCTTCAGATTTTATGCAGTTGCAAAACCGCCTTGAACAGATGCACGAAGCTTTAATTGAGCATGACCTCAACGAGCGAATTATTGATATTCTATAA
- a CDS encoding M16 family metallopeptidase, whose product MADVEEFFYKFYRPNNATLVVAGQVTVEQVKRLSEKWFGGIPAGPKNQRLLPVEPAQLVERRLEIEADVPLDAIYKVFRMPERLHSDYYAIDLMNDILGKGRSSMLYNDLVKQDQVFNSISAYASGSFDPGLIVVGGKLNEGVTLDYAESRITEVLDNMKAGINDTAIEKTKNQAQASHAFSEIELLNRAMFLAMGDVLGDANMINEELAKIDQVTAYDIKSVANKYLVNNSCTTMHYKAKK is encoded by the coding sequence ATGGCGGATGTCGAGGAGTTCTTTTATAAATTCTACCGACCAAACAATGCGACATTAGTGGTTGCAGGACAGGTTACCGTGGAGCAGGTGAAAAGGCTGAGTGAAAAATGGTTTGGCGGTATTCCTGCAGGGCCGAAAAATCAGCGCTTATTGCCTGTTGAGCCTGCGCAATTGGTAGAACGACGCCTGGAAATTGAAGCTGACGTTCCGCTGGATGCCATTTACAAGGTTTTCCGTATGCCTGAGCGCCTGCATTCGGACTATTATGCCATTGACCTGATGAATGATATTTTGGGCAAAGGGCGATCGTCCATGCTGTACAATGACCTCGTTAAGCAGGATCAGGTATTTAACTCTATCAGTGCTTATGCTTCAGGTTCTTTTGACCCAGGTTTGATTGTCGTTGGCGGAAAACTGAATGAGGGGGTTACGCTGGACTATGCCGAATCTCGCATTACTGAGGTATTGGACAATATGAAAGCGGGCATTAATGATACCGCCATAGAAAAGACCAAAAATCAGGCACAGGCATCTCATGCCTTCTCTGAAATTGAGTTGCTCAACCGTGCGATGTTCCTTGCGATGGGCGATGTTTTGGGCGACGCGAACATGATCAATGAGGAACTGGCGAAAATCGACCAAGTAACGGCTTATGACATTAAATCGGTAGCCAATAAATACCTCGTAAATAATAGCTGTACAACGATGCACTACAAAGCAAAAAAATAA
- the ytxJ gene encoding bacillithiol system redox-active protein YtxJ, translating to MNWNTLDSVDQLDQIAQESFEQPVVLFKHSTRCPTSAMSLRFFENGFKEEAGIKPYFLDLIVHRDVSNEIAVKFGVLHQSPQVILLKDGKAVFDASHHEINFAHLPKALQA from the coding sequence ATGAATTGGAATACATTAGATAGTGTTGATCAGCTGGATCAAATTGCGCAGGAATCTTTCGAACAGCCAGTAGTTTTGTTTAAACATTCTACCCGTTGCCCGACGAGCGCAATGTCATTACGTTTTTTTGAAAATGGCTTTAAGGAAGAGGCAGGAATCAAACCTTACTTTTTGGATTTGATCGTTCACCGAGACGTGAGTAACGAAATTGCCGTGAAATTCGGCGTCTTGCATCAGTCTCCACAGGTTATTTTACTGAAAGACGGCAAGGCGGTTTTTGATGCCTCGCATCATGAAATAAATTTCGCACACCTTCCCAAAGCACTACAAGCATAA
- the lipA gene encoding lipoyl synthase, with protein sequence MIDLPVITSVPNETTADGRTKKPSWLRVKLPVGKDYKNVRDIVDKHKLHTICQSGNCPNMGECWGAGTATFMILGNVCTRSCTFCAVSTGRPPEYDDAEPRRVAEAITKMKVKHAVITSVNRDELKDRGAEIWYQTVKLTKEMSPLTTIETLIPDVKGTWSALERMVEGGQEVVSHNMETVEELYRQVRPQAKYARSLEQIRRTKELGMRTKTGIMLGLGEKPEQVLKAIDDLAANGCDILTLGQYLQPTHRHHEVIEFITPEMFEYYKQEGERRGIKYVESGPLVRSSYHAERHVNV encoded by the coding sequence ATGATTGATTTACCAGTAATAACCAGTGTTCCTAACGAAACAACAGCAGATGGCCGGACAAAAAAACCGTCATGGTTAAGGGTCAAGTTGCCTGTTGGAAAGGATTATAAGAATGTTAGGGATATTGTTGATAAGCATAAATTACATACCATCTGCCAAAGTGGTAATTGTCCCAATATGGGAGAGTGCTGGGGTGCAGGAACCGCCACTTTCATGATTTTAGGAAATGTGTGTACCCGTTCGTGTACTTTTTGCGCCGTATCTACGGGGCGACCACCTGAGTATGATGATGCAGAACCTCGCCGTGTAGCGGAGGCGATCACTAAAATGAAAGTGAAGCACGCTGTGATTACTTCGGTGAACCGTGATGAACTGAAGGATCGTGGTGCAGAGATTTGGTATCAGACGGTAAAGCTGACCAAAGAGATGAGCCCGTTAACAACGATTGAAACCCTGATTCCTGATGTGAAAGGCACTTGGTCTGCTTTGGAACGTATGGTTGAAGGTGGACAGGAAGTGGTTTCTCACAATATGGAAACGGTAGAGGAGTTATATCGCCAGGTGCGACCTCAAGCCAAATATGCCCGAAGCCTTGAGCAAATCCGCAGGACGAAAGAATTGGGGATGCGTACCAAAACGGGTATTATGCTTGGTTTGGGAGAAAAGCCAGAGCAGGTATTGAAAGCGATTGATGATTTAGCGGCAAATGGTTGTGATATCCTGACCCTTGGGCAGTACCTGCAACCGACCCACCGCCACCATGAGGTGATCGAGTTTATTACCCCTGAGATGTTTGAATATTACAAGCAGGAGGGTGAGCGACGAGGCATCAAGTATGTGGAGTCTGGGCCATTGGTTCGGTCGTCTTATCATGCTGAGCGCCATGTTAATGTATAG
- the coaE gene encoding dephospho-CoA kinase (Dephospho-CoA kinase (CoaE) performs the final step in coenzyme A biosynthesis.) yields the protein MKMKVGITGGIGAGKSAVCKYVEVLGYPVYYADDRAKEIIVAHQTVRARIIALLGQEAYTSEGYNRAWVSRQVFSSPEKLAKLNSIVHPAVKEDFSLWASAQTAPIIFKEAAIMLEQSAAERNVDVVVAVMAPRAERLIRIQQRDPQRSASEIQKIIDRQMPEAQMTALADVIINNGDHDALIPQINDLIAHLSKSVGKLI from the coding sequence ATGAAGATGAAAGTAGGCATTACTGGGGGGATTGGCGCGGGAAAATCTGCCGTTTGTAAATATGTGGAAGTTTTGGGCTATCCCGTTTATTATGCAGACGATCGCGCCAAGGAGATCATCGTCGCGCATCAGACTGTTCGGGCACGGATTATAGCTTTGCTGGGACAGGAGGCTTACACCTCTGAAGGGTATAACCGCGCATGGGTAAGCCGTCAGGTATTTTCTTCACCCGAAAAGCTGGCGAAGCTTAATAGTATTGTGCACCCTGCCGTAAAGGAGGATTTCAGCTTATGGGCATCGGCTCAGACGGCCCCCATAATTTTCAAGGAAGCGGCAATTATGCTTGAGCAAAGTGCTGCCGAGCGGAATGTTGATGTTGTGGTGGCGGTCATGGCACCTCGTGCAGAGCGGTTGATTCGTATTCAGCAAAGGGATCCACAACGCAGTGCATCAGAGATTCAGAAAATTATTGACCGACAAATGCCTGAAGCGCAAATGACTGCCCTGGCAGATGTGATCATTAATAATGGCGATCACGATGCCCTCATCCCACAGATCAATGATTTGATTGCTCATTTAAGTAAATCAGTAGGAAAATTAATTTGA
- a CDS encoding sodium:proton antiporter, whose product MKKFIVFLLVSVLTVAGAVSQQAFATSAPNSAATTITADAHQHDDHQTVSADDGHHEADHHQAPAWTVIPFVLLLLMIATGPLFYEHFWHHHYPKVAVGLAALVVGYYLLVMGNTHGPVHAFFEYVQFIALLTGLYVASGGIMINVDRKGTPLANTALLLVGAVIANIIGTTGASMLLIRPFMRLNKQRIQPYHIVFFIFMVSNVGGCLTPIGDPPLFLGFLKGVPFFWTMTNNFDTWAFAIILLAGVFYFFDRHNNSKNELEAEMAYNEETINGGDATTTTVTTGNKKQVYSGKITFTGSKNFAWLFVVVAAVFLDPNVFDWVPAIHYDGQKMSFIREIIMLAAAFFSYKFADKKALEGNGFNFEPIREVAFIFIGIFGTMMPALELVGNFAKSPAGQAMINHNTLYWGTGALSGFLDNAPTYLNFLAASMASKGVELSSQADVQAFAAGTLHVGESSIFELTAISVAAVFFGAMTYIGNGPNFMVKSIAEQEGIKMPSFFGYIIRYSLPILFPILVLVWVLFFYYQVF is encoded by the coding sequence ATGAAGAAATTTATTGTTTTCCTGTTAGTCTCTGTGCTAACAGTTGCGGGGGCCGTTAGTCAGCAGGCGTTCGCTACATCAGCCCCAAATTCGGCAGCAACGACCATTACTGCTGATGCCCACCAACACGACGATCATCAGACGGTGAGCGCCGACGATGGTCATCATGAAGCCGATCACCATCAGGCACCAGCATGGACGGTGATTCCATTCGTTTTATTGTTGTTGATGATTGCAACAGGTCCTTTATTTTATGAACATTTCTGGCACCACCATTACCCAAAGGTAGCGGTAGGGTTGGCCGCTCTGGTGGTCGGTTACTACTTATTGGTTATGGGAAATACCCACGGGCCTGTACACGCCTTTTTTGAGTATGTGCAGTTTATTGCTCTACTGACAGGGCTTTATGTTGCCTCTGGCGGGATCATGATCAATGTAGACCGAAAAGGCACTCCGCTGGCCAATACAGCTTTATTGCTTGTGGGTGCTGTGATCGCCAATATTATCGGTACTACAGGTGCTTCTATGTTGTTGATTCGTCCATTCATGAGATTGAACAAACAACGTATTCAGCCATATCACATTGTGTTCTTTATTTTCATGGTATCCAACGTAGGTGGTTGCCTGACGCCAATCGGTGATCCTCCATTGTTCTTAGGTTTCTTGAAAGGTGTTCCGTTCTTCTGGACCATGACCAACAACTTCGATACCTGGGCATTTGCGATTATTTTGTTGGCAGGCGTATTCTACTTCTTCGACCGTCATAACAACAGCAAGAATGAATTGGAAGCTGAAATGGCTTACAATGAAGAAACAATTAATGGTGGCGATGCCACAACGACTACCGTAACTACTGGAAACAAAAAGCAGGTATATTCAGGTAAAATCACCTTCACTGGTTCGAAAAACTTTGCTTGGTTGTTTGTTGTTGTTGCCGCAGTATTTTTGGATCCTAACGTATTCGACTGGGTTCCTGCAATTCATTACGATGGACAAAAAATGTCTTTCATAAGAGAGATCATTATGCTGGCTGCAGCTTTCTTCTCTTATAAATTCGCTGACAAAAAAGCTCTGGAAGGTAATGGTTTCAATTTCGAACCGATCCGTGAGGTTGCCTTTATTTTCATTGGTATTTTTGGTACCATGATGCCTGCACTGGAATTGGTAGGAAACTTTGCTAAGTCTCCTGCGGGACAAGCCATGATCAACCACAACACTCTTTATTGGGGAACAGGTGCACTTTCAGGATTCCTGGACAATGCGCCAACTTACCTGAACTTCCTTGCGGCCTCTATGGCTTCTAAAGGTGTTGAGCTTTCAAGCCAAGCTGATGTTCAGGCCTTTGCTGCAGGTACATTACATGTGGGCGAATCAAGTATTTTTGAGCTGACCGCCATCTCGGTTGCCGCCGTATTCTTTGGCGCGATGACGTATATTGGTAACGGGCCAAACTTTATGGTAAAATCGATTGCGGAGCAAGAGGGAATCAAGATGCCTTCATTCTTCGGTTACATCATTCGTTACTCATTGCCTATCCTGTTCCCAATCCTGGTATTGGTATGGGTGCTATTCTTCTACTATCAAGTATTTTGA
- a CDS encoding type III pantothenate kinase, with the protein MKTDEMINIVLDVGNTRAKLGVFFANKLIKISNKVDRFSIDQLLGEYPKANIIYSSVGQFDQALFHELKKRAHYLVELKSSTSVPFINKYHSPQTLGVDRVAGVCGAQQLFSGRPVLVIDAGSCVTYDLIDAHKVYHGGGISPGWKMRLKAMHEFTAKLPDLAAEVPSDILGKNTVECMQSGAFYGLLSEMREIISHYHTKFNNLQVIMCGGDASVFQSHLGNLNNFVEPDLVLIGLNAILHHNVKEKN; encoded by the coding sequence ATGAAAACCGATGAAATGATTAATATTGTATTGGACGTTGGCAACACACGTGCAAAGTTAGGCGTTTTTTTTGCTAATAAATTGATAAAAATCAGTAACAAAGTTGATCGTTTTTCGATTGATCAGCTTTTGGGCGAATACCCGAAGGCCAATATTATTTATAGTAGCGTTGGGCAATTCGATCAAGCGTTGTTCCATGAACTCAAAAAAAGAGCCCACTATTTGGTGGAATTAAAATCATCCACCTCAGTGCCTTTCATCAACAAATATCACAGCCCTCAAACGCTTGGAGTAGATCGGGTAGCAGGTGTGTGTGGTGCCCAGCAGTTGTTTTCTGGCAGACCAGTACTGGTCATCGATGCAGGAAGTTGTGTTACTTATGATCTGATTGACGCCCATAAGGTGTACCATGGCGGGGGGATTTCCCCAGGTTGGAAAATGCGACTCAAAGCCATGCATGAGTTTACCGCAAAATTACCCGATTTGGCGGCCGAAGTGCCAAGTGATATTTTAGGCAAAAATACGGTTGAATGTATGCAAAGCGGTGCTTTTTATGGACTTTTGTCAGAAATGCGTGAAATTATTAGCCACTATCACACGAAATTTAATAACTTGCAAGTCATCATGTGTGGAGGAGATGCTTCCGTGTTTCAATCACATCTCGGTAATTTAAACAATTTTGTGGAGCCTGATTTAGTGTTAATCGGTCTTAATGCAATATTACATCATAATGTCAAAGAAAAGAATTAG